In Juglans regia cultivar Chandler chromosome 13, Walnut 2.0, whole genome shotgun sequence, the DNA window GTACTCACAACTCTGGTCTGCTTGGGCATGGAAGTGAAGCTAGTCATTGGATTCCTAAAAAAGTAGGTGGTTTCATGGAGGGTATACATGTATCAAATGTCTCTTGTGGACCTTGGCACACAGCTATTGTGACATCAGCTGGCCAGCTGTTTACATTTGGGGATGGATCTTTTGGTGCCCTTGGCCATGGAGATCATAGTAGTACAAGTATTCCTCAGGAAGTGGAAACCTTGAAAGGACAGCGGACAATGAGGGTTGCTTGTGGTGTTTGGCACACTGCTGCTGTTGTTGATGTGAAGAATGAGTCATCCGTTTCTGGACCTTCTGGTCACTCTTCATGGGGAATGCTGTTCACCTGGGGGGATGGAGATAAAGGTCGACTTGGACATGGTGATATAGAACCTAGACTACTTCCTGAGTGTGTAGCCGCATTAGTTAACGAAAATATTCATCAAGTAGCCTGTGGTCATAATCTCACAGTTGTTCTGACAACCTCAGGACAAGTATACACAATGGGTAGCACTGCATATGGACAGCTGGGTCGTCCTGTATCTGAAGGAAAAGTTCCCGGTCGTGTAGGAGGTAAAATTGCTGACAGTTCTATAGATGAGATTTCCTGTGGTTCATATCATGTTGCAGTTCTGACTTCCAAAGCAGAGGTTTATACTTGGGGAAAGGGTTCAAATGGGCAATTAGGCCATGGTGACTATGATCACAGAAATACACCTACccttgtaaattttttaaaagataagcaAGTAAAGAATGTAGTGTGTGGTTCAAACTTTACAGCTGTTGTTTGCCTTCATGAATGGGTATCTAGTGCCGACCATTCTGTGTGCTCCGGTTGCCATAATCCTTTTGGTTTCAGAAGAAAACGTCACAATTGTTACAATTGTGGGTTAGTCTTTTGCAAAGCTTGCAGTAGCAGGAAATCTCTTAAAGCTTCTTTAGCTCCAAATATGAACAAGCCATATCGGGTGTGTGATGTTTGTTATGCAAAACTGAAGAAGGCCATGGAATTTGGACCTATTCTGCGAATTCCTAAAGCCAAAAGTGCAAGTATTCATCATAAATTGAATGACATGGCAGACAAAGAGAGTCGTGGTCTTAACCTACGGACAACTCTCTCCAGAATGTCATCTTTTGGCTCAGGTACTCAATCAGAAAGCAAGCATTCAAAGCCTGACATGAAAGTGGAACTGCATAATAGTCGTGTCTTTCCCTCTCTGAGCGAAAATTTTCAGTTTGGTGGCTTTTTCTCTTCAAAAGTATCACATTCTCTTTTCAGAAATCCAAAGAAAGTGTCGTCAGTTTCCCTTCCTGGTTCTAGAATGCCTTCTCAATCAACATCTCCTGTTTCAGAAAAGTCAAGCCCAGCACGGTTTTCTGAAGAAATCTTTGACTATACAAAGAATAGAAATGATGGTTTAAGTCaagaaatcataaatttaagGGTCCAGGTAAGCCCATTCAAAATGCTTTAGCAactatgattttatttttctagtccCGTGCATGCAGAGATCTGAAATCCTTGTTTGTTACTTGAAACGTTAGGTACTGGCTTTAAATGTGGTCCATGCCCAAAGaagtttttctctttattatcaTGAATTATAATGTTGTGACCTCATTTCCTTATCCTTACCATTCTGGGAgcatttatttcttctttgggGCTAAAAGCAGTTGAAAAGTGTACTAACTTAATGGCAGATTTGTGCCCGAAAGTGGGACTGGTAGATGAAGAATGAATCTTTCTCATGAAGTGGTTCTTGTCAGACCATCCATTTAAGTTAGATTCAAACCGAGAATATTATGTATGGGGCAATTTTTAAACCATTTCAATAACACTGAGGTACCTAGGTCTTACAGCTGCCTACCGGTCTTCTTGTCATATACTCATAGGCTTTGAAAATTGCCTGAGTCTTTAAAATTATACGATCTAAAGAATTTCCTACTGGCCTACAAGCTCATTTATTTCTGAGTaaccataaatattttaattaaccaAGCTGTATAATTTACTCCAAGGTCTCAGTTACTTGGACTGGAACCTTATCAAAACAATCTTCTGTTCTGGgtacaaatatttttagtacAAGTCTTTCTCCAGTATATTCTCTGTAATATTAGGCTCTATCTGATAGCTGAGAAATCAAAACTTACAAGATAAGAGAGAGCTTTGCTGCTGTTTATTTGACCTTAACCTAGTATAAAATtccaagttttcatttctttcttctatgTTTTCTATATCGAATAGAACCTTCAAAGAGTCATTAGGATTAAGCAAGAGGAAGCTTTGTTAAATATTTGTggtcattactatttatttggGTATGGACTATggtatttaataaaaagttacATCCTCAAAATTCAATGTTACAAACGTGTCATCACATGCAATTATTACACAACTTGTTTGTGAATTAAGTTTTTTAGTGATTAGTTAAGaacaaattatgattttttttttatgatatttgataTTTCTAACCTTGATTGGCTTCATTTAACAAAGTTTAGTTAGGGCTCTTAACTTGCCTTGTTTTTGAAAATCATGGGGTACAAATAACATGAATTGTTTGGGTTCTTTGTATATATGGaaatttctatattataaaTGTGTGCTTTGGTTTAATGGTTGCGAGATCAGGCCATCTCATGTTAGAAGCTCCCATTTCTATGGAAGTTATTGAGGAATAACCACACCCACTAACAACGATAACGAGAAAGACGGTGAAACAATAAATGCGGAAACATAGGAATCAATCACACAagatacaaaatttacatggttTGGCAACGTGCCAACATCCACAGAGCTGCAGGGGATTTTATTCAGAGGGAATTTAGAGTTACAAGAGTTTCCCTATATTTAgaatctcaactctctctctctctctctctctctctctcaagaaagcTCAAATGCTGTTCCTCTCCTTTTTTGGCTTCAATCTGCTGCTTTTCAACAAagaaaacattatatatatatagcacggTGCCAAAATGGCAATTTTTTGGGTTATTCGCTCGAGCGGGGTGTCGAGCGTGTctcaagcgaactctctatcCAACATTTACTCGAGTGGCCTATCGAGCGAACACTCTATCCAACGTTCGCTCGAGCCAACCATCGAGCACACCTTGAGCAGACTCTCTGCCTGAGCTTTGCTCGAGCACCATGTTGAGCAAGACTCGAGTGAACTCTCGGCTTGACATCTTCTCAGCTCACAACCAGACTCCACATAACCCAACAAAAATTATGGAATTACATTGTGTATTTGTAAGGACAAGAACCTGGAAAAAGAAACGTATATATCTTAAAATGTGAAGTCACAAATTGATAGGACCATTTACTTCACTAACGACATACATGCAAAGTTCCCTGCATGCGTGCACACACAATGGTAAAGATGAAGCATGTGAAACTTTCTAAAGTTGCACAAGTTGAAGATGAAGCATGGTAAAGTTGGTGTAGGGAGTTATGGAGGTTCCTGTAACCTATAAGGtttgttttcttcaataatAACAGACTAATGTGAGCTGAAGGGCACTCCAATTACCATATAAGTATAAAATGGCTATAGTTGCATTGACCAAAATTCAGTAGTTAGTTGAAATGCCTGGTTTTGGTTTTCGTGAAAATCTATTTTTTGCAAAAGTACACTAATAGACATTTTACACATTTTACACTTTGTACCTTAAACTACCAAAATTGACATATTGCACCACCACCTATCAAAACTAATAAATAGTACTATCGTCCAATTCTAACTACTAAGATGAATGAAAGATAGGTGAAAacagatgacatgacataatcTTGAAATTTAGATCTCAAGGAAGGTGCATATTACAACTTTTTAGTAGTTTGAGGGTGCAACATGTCAATTTTAGTGGTTGGGGTGTCAAGTATTAAACATATGTTAGTTGAAGGATGGAAAGTGCATTTTCCCCTTTATTTTTCTATGAAAAAGTTAGAATGATAGAAATTGGTGCTGAAGCAAAAGAAAATCCCCACGCCCCAGCAAGCTGAGAGATGGTCTAGTTCTTATGCTTCATGAATAAAAGTAATATATGCATTGTCGCATAAAGAGGGCAGCAAATGCTTTGTAAGAAGGCAATGCATGCACGCTTTTGGAGTAAGATGACTATATTTTCTGGATAGCATAACAACTTGTGAACTAAGTGCAGTAGGCAGTCGGAAGTTGAAGTAGAGTGGTAAGCAAAACTACCCACAAGTTGAGCGATGGTTCAAGGTTAAGCTGTCAAACttcaaatgaaagaaataaagtgGCATTTAATGGATAAGAGGAGTTGGATCTCCTAATGCTTTTATATCTTTGGGGAAAAGGTTGGAACTACTCCTGTCATTGTCTTCTCACTTAGAAATATATGGAAGCCTATATATCATCAACAGTATAAATGACCTAGATATCATCAACATTAATTTGAGATGTATCTGAGTTCTATCTGCATCTATTATGCAGTGCCTCTAATGACCTGTATTCCTATTGTTTTGTTGCATCAAACTTATGAATGACTATTTAATTGGTACAGTTTATGTACTTTGCTTCATAATTATTGAAGTGATGGGATAATACTAAATGGTAATTGAATGAATATATTTACTAGGTGGAAGATCTTACTAGCAAAACCCAACACCTTGAAGCTGAACTTGAAAAAACAACACAGCAATTGAAGGAGGTCACTGCCATTGCAATAGATGAAGCTGAAAAACACAAATCCGCAAAGGAAGCTATCAAGTCTCTTACTGCTCAGGTAAAAATTTTGTGTGTCGATTCTGTTCATGAtttgttgtttgtttcttttttcagtATCACACAGTTTGATTTTCACTTGCTCTGTTATTGATTTAAAACAGTCTCTGGTTTTTTGAATCTGAATCCAAAAATAGTTTAAGCttgttcaaattttcaaacGTTCAATTTAGGAGTGGAGAAATTCTGATTGGCTTGGGGAGGCAGCCTATTTCTGTAGCTCACCTTCATGGCATATAGCTCATATTATGAATGTATTATGTTCCTCCATAACTAATTGAAGCAATCCTGGTTGTCATAATACCAACACAAAACAAAGTTGAGGTGCATGGTCTGGATGACTATATTTCTTGCATGTGTTGGTATTAAGTTAAATTCTTCCAGTGCCATATATTGTGAATATCTTAGTTTGTAACTATTGCCACCATATGATGACATGTTAGCAGGATTACCTTATGAAGTACAAACATTTGTAGTACATCTTTCCATTGTAACTCTTTCAAGCTTTAAACAAAAATCAGATCAGGCTTAGAAGCAATATGTAGAACAGATTGTTACGTCATTAATTTATTGTACTTGTTTTGAATCAAGATAGAACATATTATGTAGTGGGCAAGCATGGAGGAGATGATTAAAATGGTTGAGCTGTTCAAATGGTAGATTAGCAGATGTATTGATGTGGAGAAGAACCAACATAAATTTGCATGCAATTGACAGGGCCAATTCCCCAGTTCATGCACAACTCTTCATCATATCCTATGCCATATCTTATATTTGTTTTGTCACTATTTAAGCATGTGCAGTCAAATTTCTATGATATATATtcttgatttcatttatgataAGGGTTTTTGAATACCAGAGTAACATGAAATCATAAAGTGATtgtgagaataaaattaatatcaattAGTGAATTCTCTTAGTGACATCATGCTTAAGAAGATAGACATCATGCCAAATGTCATAAAAggtatatattgataaatatgagatccaatAGTTATTGCAAGAGAGCACTTGAAGTATAATATGTCATACGTAGTGTTATTAAAGTTCGAAGATTAAATCATACTCCATGTTTGATTTTTCTAGGCTGTATGACCAGTGGTTTACTGTATAAGTCGAGCTGTCAGCTGATGAATTTCAACATTCTCACACTAGGCACTAAAATGAAGTGCACAACACAAGGAAAAAAACCTTTACGATCACTAATTGATAGATTGGAAATATATCCTTGGTGAGGcatggaatatatattaataatgcaaTATTCAgcttaattttacataaaattttatagGGGGGGCGGGGGTTAAGTTATGCAACTATAACGTTAACTAGTAATCCTCTGATGTTATGGATGGTTTAATCGTCGAACAGTTGAAGGAAATGGCTGAAAGACCACCTGAAGAATTTATGACCAAATTTAGTGCTGGCTCTATTGCTGGAAACACCTCCAATGTTCTAAACCAGCTCTCCAACATGAACCATCCACCTAACAGAATCACTTCAGAGGCTGGGTCAAATGAAAATCTGACAAACCGAACTttacataatggaaccaagCCACCTTCTGGAAATGGAGAGTGGGTAGTGCCTGGTGACCCAGGCGTGTACATAACTTTGTCCTCCTTGCCAGGTGGTGGTACTGAACTGAAACGCGTTCGCTTCAGGTATCTATATTTCCTTCTTTACTCAATGTTAATAGAATCATATATGACctacttaacaaaaaaattaatgcatATCTTCCCTGAGATTATAGGACTCCAAAGTGGCATATTTCAATTCAACAAGATATATCAGCCTTGCCATTGGTTTGCACCAGTTCCAACtcaaatcatttaataattggGGATTCAATCGACGAACTTTAACCATCACAACCATCTTTTTTTGTTGCAGCTGAAAATTGTCAGCCAACAGAAAACAATTTTCcaatcaacaaaataataaatgggtGAAAAGTGACTTACACATTA includes these proteins:
- the LOC108988772 gene encoding PH, RCC1 and FYVE domains-containing protein 1-like encodes the protein MADTQRGGLAEKDIEQAIAALKKGAHLLKYGRRGKPKFCPFRLSNDESILIWYSGKEEKQLKLSHVSRIIPGQRTAIFRRYPRPEKEYQSFSLICNDRSLDLICKDKEEAEVWFVGLKALITRGNYQKWRGESRCDSASSDSHHSRIRRNSPSITPFDPGDNEGIPLENLPLTRLGKAFCDIISYTAATKESVSNSTLSSAAVENSNAQSLVAVEASRVSLSSAVSSSSHGSGHDDFGALGDVFIWGEGIGNGMLGGGMHRVQSSHSFMIDALVPKALDSKVPLDVHNIACGGRHAILVTRQGEIFSWGEESGGRLGHGVEADFSHPKLIDTLSGMNVESVACGEYHTCAVTFSGDLYTWGDGTHNSGLLGHGSEASHWIPKKVGGFMEGIHVSNVSCGPWHTAIVTSAGQLFTFGDGSFGALGHGDHSSTSIPQEVETLKGQRTMRVACGVWHTAAVVDVKNESSVSGPSGHSSWGMLFTWGDGDKGRLGHGDIEPRLLPECVAALVNENIHQVACGHNLTVVLTTSGQVYTMGSTAYGQLGRPVSEGKVPGRVGGKIADSSIDEISCGSYHVAVLTSKAEVYTWGKGSNGQLGHGDYDHRNTPTLVNFLKDKQVKNVVCGSNFTAVVCLHEWVSSADHSVCSGCHNPFGFRRKRHNCYNCGLVFCKACSSRKSLKASLAPNMNKPYRVCDVCYAKLKKAMEFGPILRIPKAKSASIHHKLNDMADKESRGLNLRTTLSRMSSFGSGTQSESKHSKPDMKVELHNSRVFPSLSENFQFGGFFSSKVSHSLFRNPKKVSSVSLPGSRMPSQSTSPVSEKSSPARFSEEIFDYTKNRNDGLSQEIINLRVQVEDLTSKTQHLEAELEKTTQQLKEVTAIAIDEAEKHKSAKEAIKSLTAQLKEMAERPPEEFMTKFSAGSIAGNTSNVLNQLSNMNHPPNRITSEAGSNENLTNRTLHNGTKPPSGNGEWVVPGDPGVYITLSSLPGGGTELKRVRFSRKHFTQEQAAKWWSEKGAKVCEELNARNSEQNVVGSRAFPGKKHASYHGFP